Proteins encoded together in one Venturia canescens isolate UGA chromosome 10, ASM1945775v1, whole genome shotgun sequence window:
- the LOC122417615 gene encoding RNA-binding protein 12, giving the protein MSVIIRLQNLAWSANALDIRQFFRGLSIPEGGVHIVGGELGDAFIAFSTDEDARQAMMNDGGKIKEMKIKLLLSSRTEMQKVIETARQQTLSLQSFMQNTAASVVSNAIIGGGGGKTGAADSMSTGGAGGGIEKREKDRDCENETTTTSKDRKDRRERSRSRSRDRDRDRDRDRDRGRDRDRGRERRRRDRSRSRDRDRDRRDRRRRRDRSRSRDRTRSRDRDGSKRSGGNDRRKDMNEDDSSEVVIVGHFPKDKPGTGGSVGTGIKGGTPGKKMGVADNGIWEVPPQNQMQNVMLAPGILGAGVAAMAQDSEQRSLPFGAPGSLGQGPMLPSNQFALNGLNGVSSIVPPPGVGLGINAVLPPNLTSAGIANLGPLGPLGSSINRAREAAAVAAWAPSEQSSRYPSRSSPCFAPQDIVTGGGGGGPYNAAFGNNSNSSGYRPSGLRPNHPILINKMQELDGRRNPNTYQQQQQQQQQQANNLSQHYDTFGPNGSESRDRGSRNSCNTNSSRFSNDGGGHQKLDGNCVEVRNMPLDTNYSDIRHAFQGLYIRKDGLKLINDTHGNRVGIAYIKFSKGEGKDAALTGSRFIRGSEVEVLHLDENIFDKAIDSFVPERNNSQEKSNNNSPTRETEKQQTLGGSGGGGTVAANNSNEKASSNSSLCIHITELPSFTKEMDIAKLFNDSKINDLFISVTKDSKSAYVQFSRLEEAKSALTGGGKLKIGGKTVVTSSISEEKFIAAKRIHEQENHGNEAGYAGTSGAGGAASGTECVLVRGIPFHAMTRDVLDWFADGIGIVPHRIHMMLNANGKPAGKCFCEFDNPEDAARATTKNGVPFGKNLPSIELVGRGKMLEALAIAEAQMMEAQHHQHYSQNPGGDMRPPPRFSPMPPLRFGNGGGASGAFGPLRGGPPPPPPPGMHMGMHMGRHMGGGGGGGGGGGGGGGGGGGGMPRHPDYVEGFGKPGCVLSLENVPFKADIDEIIEFFRDFDVKRENVIRRYNEKGMPTGDARVAFVSPNEAQRALRELRHCKVRDRTIFMKIA; this is encoded by the exons ATGAGCGTTATTATCAGACTACAAAACCTGGCGTGGTCGGCGAACGCCCTCGACATTCGTCAATTTTTCCGAGGCTTGAGCATACCGGAAGGAGGTGTTCATATTGTTGGTGGTGAATTAGGAGATGCTTTCATAGCTTTCAG TACGGACGAGGATGCGCGTCAGGCGATGATGAACGACGGGGGCAAAATCAAGGAGATGAAGATCAAATTGTTGCTGAGTTCTCGGACGGAGATGCAAAAGGTGATCGAGACAGCGAGACAGCAAACATTATCGCTGCAATCATTCATGCAGAATACGGCGGCTAGCGTTGTGAGCAACGCGATAATAGGCGGCGGGGGAGGAAAGACAGGGGCGGCCGACTCGATGTCAACGGGAGGAGCGGGGGGGGGGATCGAGAAGCGAGAAAAGGATCGCGATTGCGAGAACGAAACAACAACGACGAGCAAAGATCGAAAAGATCGCCGGGAGCGTTCCCGATCGCGGTCACGGGATCGCGATCGCGATCGGGATCGGGATCGAGACCGTGGGCGGGATCGTGATCGAGGGCGTGAGAGACGGAGGCGGGATCGTAGCAGGTCGCGGGATCGGGATCGAGATCGACGAGATCGTCGGAGACGCAGAGATCGTTCAAGATCGCGAGATCGGACGCGATCTCGCGATCGCGATGGTAGTAAAAGAAGCGGCGGGAACGATCGTCGCAAGGATATGAACGAGGACGATTCGAGCGAGGTAGTTATCGTCGGGCACTTTCCGAAGGACAAACCGGGAACCGGTGGTTCCGTTGGTACGGGCATCAAGGGGGGAACCCCGGGAAAGAAAATGGGCGTAGCCGACAACGGTATCTGGGAAGTACCGCCCCAAAATCAAATGCAAAACGTAATGCTTGCACCGGGTATATTAGGAGCGGGGGTAGCCGCGATGGCTCAAGATTCTGAGCAAAGATCGTTGCCGTTTGGCGCCCCTGGATCACTCGGACAAGGACCCATGCTACCTTCCAATCAATTTGCCCTTAACGGCCTTAACGGGGTTTCGAGTATCGTACCACCCCCCGGTGTCGGTCTGGGGATCAACGCTGTTTTACCACCAAACCTGACTAGCGCCGGTATAGCCAATCTCGGTCCGCTCGGTCCGCTCGGTTCCTCCATCAATCGCGCGAGAGAAGCGGCAGCGGTCGCAGCTTGGGCTCCTTCCGAACAATCCTCGCGTTATCCTTCAAGATCGAGTCCCTGTTTCGCTCCTCAGGATATCGTCACCGGCGGAGGAGGCGGAGGCCCGTACAACGCTGCTTTtggaaataattcaaattcaTCGGGTTATAGACCGAGCGGTTTGCGACCAAATCACCCCATTCTCATCAACAAAATGCAAGAATTGGACGGGCGTAGAAATCCAAATACTTatcagcaacagcagcagcagcaacaacaacaagcGAACAATCTCAGTCAGCATTACGATACCTTTGGACCAAATGGATCCGAATCGCGTGATCGTGGCTCAAGAAATTCTTGTAATACAAATTCATCGAGATTTTCGAACGACGGCGGCGGGCATCAAAAGTTGGATGGGAACTGCGTCGAAGTGAGAAACATGCCGCTCGATACGAATTATAGCGATATTAGACACGCGTTTCAAGGTCTTTACATAAGAAAGGACGGGTTGAAATTGATAAACGATACGCACGGTAATCGCGTAGGAATAGCTTATATAAAATTTAGCAAGGGAGAAGGTAAAGATGCCGCTCTTACCGGGTCACGATTCATCCGTGGTTCCGAGGTCGAAGTTCTTCATCtcgatgaaaacatttttgacaaAGCGATCGATTCTTTCGTACCGGAGAGGAACAATTCCcaagaaaaatcaaacaacAATTCGCCAACGAGAGAAACGGAAAAACAGCAAACCCTCGGTGGCAGCGGGGGGGGAGGTACCGTCGCGGCTAACAATTCCAACGAAAAAGCATCCTCGAATTCGTCATTGTGTATACACATTACCGAATTGCCGAGCTTTACCAAAGAAATGGACATTGCCAAATTATTCAACGATTCGAAGATCAACGATCTTTTTATAAGCGTTACGAAGGATTCAAAGTCTGCTTACGTACAATTTTCTCGGCTCGAGGAGGCCAAGAGCGCTCTAACGGGAggaggaaaattaaaaatcggcGGTAAAACAGTTGTGACGAGCTCGATAAGCGAGGAAAAATTCATCGCCGCAAAGAGAATTCACGAGcaagaaaatcatggaaacgAAGCAGGATACGCGGGTACGTCCGGGGCGGGGGGAGCGGCTTCCGGGACGGAATGTGTTCTCGTGCGAGGTATACCTTTTCACGCGATGACACGGGACGTTCTCGATTGGTTCGCCGATGGAATTGGTATTGTGCCTCACAGAATACACATGATGCTGAACGCAAATGGTAAACCGGCTGGCAAGTGTTTCTGTGAATTTGATAATCCGGAGGATGCCGCTCGAGCGACTACGAAAAATGGGGTGCCTTTTGGTAAAAATTTACCGAGCATAGAACTGGTCGGACGTGGCAAAATGTTGGAGGCCCTCGCAATAGCCGAGGCTCAAATGATGGAAGCCCAACATCATCAGCATTATTCCCAAAATCCGGGAGGAGATATGAGACCACCGCCGCGCTTTTCACCGATGCCACCGCTGCGTTTTGGTAACGGTGGCGGGGCCTCCGGTGCTTTCGGTCCTCTCCGAGGTGGGCCACCGCCTCCTCCGCCACCCGGCATGCATATGGGAATGCACATGGGTCGACACATGGGGGGTGGCGGTggcggtggcggcggcggcggcggcggcggcggcggcggcggcggcggcatgCCCAGGCATCCCGATTACGTCGAGGGCTTCGGTAAACCCGGCTGCGTTCTCTCTCTTGAGAACGTTCCCTTCAAAGCGGACATTGATGAGATTATCGAATTCTTCCGTGACTTTGACGTCAAACGAGAAAATGTCATAAGACGCTACAATGAAAAAGGTATGCCTACCGGTGATGCCAGAGTCGCTTTCGTATCACCGAACGAGGCTCAACGAGCTCTTCGCGAATTAAGACACTGCAAAGTACGCGATCGTACGATATTCATGAAAATAGCATGA